The genomic DNA CAGCTGCCGTCGGCGTTTAGGGAAAGACTCTGCTGCTCGATGACCGCGGTGCTGCGGCCGGCGGTCGGGATTATTGAGGCACGCCCTCGTTAGGGATTTGGTGGCCCGCACGATGCAACCGATAATCCGGGTCGAGAAACTCTCCAAGCGCTACCGCCTCGGTGGCGGGCAGCCTTACCACACCCTGCGCGAAAGCATCATGCGCGCGGCCGCGGCGCCCGCGCGGCTGGCGCGCGCGCGGCTCAAGCCGTCGCACAATGGCACGGCGTCCCCAGACACCGAGGGCCACATCTGGGCGCTGCGCGACGTGAGCTTCGAGGTGATGCCGGGCGAGGTGTTGGGCCTTATCGGCCGCAATGGCGCGGGCAAATCGACCCTGCTCAGGGTGCTCTCGCGGATCACCGCACCGACCGCCGGCCGCGCCGAGATCTACGGCCGGGTCGGCAGCCTGCTCGAAGTCGGCACCGGCTTCCATGCCGAGCTCACCGGGCGCGAGAACATCTACTTGAGCGGCGCGATCCTGGGGATGCGGCGGGCGGAGATCCAGCGCAAGTTCGACGAGATCGTGGCCTTCGCCGAGGTCGAAAAATTCATCGATACCCCGGTCAAGCATTACTCCAGCGGGATGCACGTGCGGCTCGGCTTCGCCGTCGCCGCCCATCTCGAACCGGAGATTCTTCTGGTTGATGAAGTGCTGGCGGTGGGCGACGCCGCTTTTCAGAAAAAGTGCCTGGGCAAGATGGGCGAGGTGGCGCGCGCCGGGCGCACGGTCATCTTCGTCAGCCACAACATGGCGTCGATCGAGGCGCTGTGCAACTCGTGCCTGCTGATCAACCACGGAGGGCTCGAGGCGCGCGGCGAGCCGGCGCAGATCGTGATGCGCTACATGGCCTCCGAGCTGCGCGGACATGGCGGCGTCCGCTCGCTGGCCGAGCATCCCGGCCGCCGCCCCGGCTCGGAGCGGTTGATGCGCTCGGTGAGCCTCGATGCCGGCGACGGTGTATCCACCGGCATTTTGCGGATGGGTTCGACGCTCGCCGTGCGGGTCGAGTTCGCCGCGCCGCGCCCGATCAGACCCACGCTGCGCCTTGTTGCGCGAACAGCCGAAGGATTTCCACTCTTCGGCGTCAACAGCCGGATCACTTATGAGGGCGCAAACAGCATGCCGCAACGCTCGGGCGCCATCACGTGCACCCTCGAGCGCCTGCCGCTGATGCCGGGAACGTACCTCTTGGACTTGTTCTTCGGTGACTTCGGCGACCCCTCGCGCGATCTCGACGTCATCCGCGAAGCGATTTCGTTCGAGGTGGTTCCCGCCGACCTGCTGGGCACCGGGCATTTGCCGCACGCCGTGGACGGGCCGATCTTCTGGACCGCGAGATGGACCGTCACCGGAAGCTAGGGTGCACATCCCCGCCACTAATTCACCCTGTTGGCGTTGGCGGAGCTATGGGAACTTCTACCCAGAGTGAAGAGGTCGCCAACCGGCGGCCCGAGCCCGGGACAGCGCTCAATCTAGGCTGCGGTCGCAAGCGTCGCGAGGGCGCGCTCAATTTAGACCGGGTGCCGGAACTCAACCCGGATGTCACTCATGACCTTGACAAAATTCCCTGGCCCTTGGCGGACAACCAGTTTGGCGAAGTCTACGCCGAAGACGTTTTGGCGCATTGCACTGACGTGATCGCTACTATGGAGGAGATTCATAGAGTTTGTCAGGATCATGCGATCGTGCGAATCACCACGCCTCACTTTTCGTCCGCAAACTCATTCGTCGATCCCACGCATCTGCAGCACTTCAGCTATTTTAGTTTCGACTATTTCACTGATAATCACGAGTTTGGCTTTTACAGTAAAAAGCGGTTTCGGCGGCACCGCGCTCAAATAGTCTTTCTTCCTACCCTCGCGAACAAGCTGGTTTGGCGCCTGGCGAACCGCTATCCCGCGGCTTACGAGCGGCGTTGGGCATGGCTGTTTCCAGCCTAGTTTCTCAGTTTCGAACTTGAGGTGGTGAAGTAAGCCTCGTGAAACCGCGGTGACCTCCGCCGATCAAAGTTGATTCGATGTTGACTCATCGGCCCAAGCGGAGTGCGATCCAACCGCGCGTCATCCATCTGGTGCCCACATTGTTCGGGCGCGATGGTGCCTATGGCGGCGGCGAGCGCTACGCCTTCGAACTGGCGCGGCACATGGCCGAGGTGGTCCCGACCACGCTGCTTTCATTTGGCGAACGCGATATTGACGAGCGCGCCGGCGCGCTCAGGATCCGCGCGCTCGGCGATCCCTGGTACGTCCGCAGCCAGCGTTTTAATCCGCTCGCCTGGGCGATGCTGCGCGAGCTGCGCAGCGCCGATGTGATCCACTGCCATCAGCAGCACATCCTGGCCAGCAGCGTCGCCGCAGCCTTTGCCCGCTTGAGCGGCCGGCGCGTCTTCGTCAGCGACCTCGGCGGCGGTGGATGGGATATCTCGGCCTGGCTTTCCACCGACCGCTGGTACAATGGCCACTTGCATCTCAGCGAATACAGCCGCACGATCGCCGGCCATCGCGATGCGCCGTGGGCCCAAGTCATTTATGGCGGCGTCGACACCGCCAAGTTCTCGCCCGCGCCCGAAGTCCGGCGCGACAAGACCGTGCTCTTCGTCGGCCGCGTCCTGCCGCACAAGGGAATCAACTATCTAATCGAGGCCTTGCCGCGTGGGCTGCGGCTGGAAATCGTCGGCCCCACTCCCGATGCCAGATACCTCGAAGACCTGCGCAGGCTCGCCGCCGGCAGGTGCGTGAGGTTCATTACTGATTGCGACGATGCGGGGCTGGTCGAGCGCTACCGCCGCGCGATGTGTGTTGTGCTGCCGAGCGTCTATCGCACGCTTTACGGCGACGAGAGCTCCGTGCCCGAGTTGCTCGGACAGACTCTGCTCGAAGGGATGGCGTGCGGAGCGCCTGCGCTATGCACCGCGGTCGCCAGTTTGCCCGAAGTGGTCAAGGACGGCGTGAACGGGTTCATCGTGTCGCCCAACGACCCGGGCGCGCTCGGCGAGCGGCTGTGCTGGCTGCGCGACCATCGCCTTGAAGCTGCCGCGATGGGCGCCGCCGGACGCCGCCGCGTGCTCGAGCATTTCACGTGGCCGGCGGTCGTGGAACGCTGTCTGGCCATTTATGCGAAAGAATGTTCCGGCTTATGACTGGGATCTTGGTGTTGATGCAACGGACTGGCCTCGGGCAGCGGCATGACCATTCGGCGTATCGTCACCATCAAGCATCCGTTGCCGGATGGGTGCTACCAACGTACGTACTGTCGATGATCGTGTAATGAGTCTGATCCGGCTCGGAACAACGTACGCCAGACACACAGGGCCAGTACTATGTTGCTTTGCGGTTGCGCTCGCGATTGCGGCTTTGCCGTACCCCCTATGGTCGCTTGCGCTGGGCCATTGGACACTCGCCTATACTGCGGATCCTGACAATCGACTGTATTTGCAGATCGCCTCGCACGCATACTTCAACCATCCTTGGTATATCAGCGATCCGTCGCGGGCCGGGGTTCCAACCCACTACCCGTGGTCGCAATTTGTTCCGTTCGTTCTGTGTGCGCGACTGTTGAGACTGGGGCCGTTCGGCGTGAACCTTCTATGGCGCCTGTGGGCGGCGGTCGGTGTAGCATTTGGATTTTATGGGATGTTCTGGCGCTCCTTGAGATCCCGCCTGGCGGCCGCCGCTTGTACCGTGTTCGTGCTTGCAGATTCGGGCCTGATTACCGCTCATCCGATGGTGCACCAGTTGTCCCTGCTGGCCCGGATAATTTCGGGACACGCAGGCGCGATCATTCACGACTGGCCCCCTATCCTGAGGCAGTGGCGAGTCGTCGATCCGGCGGTCGGGTTGCCTATCGTCCTCGTGCACATCATCGCTGTTTTAGCTGCGCGTGAACGACCGACACGGGGATGGCTTGTCGGTGCAGGCCTGAGCTTCGGCGTCTTGTTTTACGTTTACTTCTACTATTGGACGGCGGCGGCGGCGGCGCTTGCGGTTGCCTTCGCTTTGGACCGCGACGGGCGCGCTCTTTACGCACGCGCAGCTTGTATCGGCCTTGCCATCGGTGCACCCGAACTCGTGCAGGATTACTGGTTCAAAGCCGTTTTGCCCAAGGAGGCCATGCAGCGTTTCGGGTTTTTCGTTCCGATGCCGCGGCTCGCAGGGCTGATGTTACCCAAGAGCATGCTCGTGCTGCTGCCGTTGTTGCTCGTCTGGCTGTGGAAATCGCGCCGACTCGAACTTGCTTATCTGTGGGCGCTCGCGCTGGTCGGGCTGGTGCTGAATAACCTAGGTGCAATCGTCGGCGTCGATTTGCAGCAAGGACATTGGCAATACGTTTGGGGACCTGCGGCAGAAGTCTTGTTGTTGATTTTCCTGGTGACCTGGGTGCGCGAACGGCCCCGGGTGCCGCCGATGGCAGCCGTGCGAATAATGCTTGTGGCACTGGGGTTATACGCGATGAGCGGTCTGTTTCTTGAGGGATTTGACGTGCTGCGGACAGACGCCTGCCGCACCATGTTGACGACCTATCGGATGTATTCGAGCCAGGCACAGCCTGCGGATATCAAGCTGATGCCCCGCACCGTCCTCGCAGGCGATGAGGGCTACGTGGATTTCGCTGCGATTACGATGAACGTCTTTCCCCTGTACAATTATGCTGTGCTGGTGAGTCCGTCTACGACCGATCGCGAGTGGCAACTCAGACTTGCGCTCAATGCGTACTTGATGGGGTACGATGCGCACAGGTTCCGCGCAAGAGCCACACGGTTGGCGGCCGAATATCAGTGGGGCCCCTGGTCCTACGGTGAAAACGGCGGTCGTCGCGCGCTGCTTTCGCAGCTCATGACCGCCTATACGCAAGTCAGTGAGGCCCCGGCAGCAGCGCTAAACCGGTTCCTCGTGCGCTATGTTGCGCTGCGCAATGGCGAGCTGCCGCCACCCGAAGCGACCGGCCGCTGGTTCGCGCTCCAGCGCGGCGGCACGTGGACCGTATGGGAGCGGCGACCCGAGTCGCAATCGACGGCCAAATAAGTTAGCGGCCGCCGATGAGTTTTGCATGCGTGGTCGCGTCCGGAGCCTAGCCGTGTCGGCTGACTGGCACATCATCGCGCCCGAATATCCGCCGGCGCGCGGCGGCGTCGCCGACTACACCCGGCTGGTCGCTCTCGGACTTGCCGCGCGCGGGACGCGCGTCCACGTATGGGCGCCCGCGCTGCCTGCCGCCGATGCGCCTGAGCCCGGTGTCGAAGTCCATCGCCTGCCCGGCCGCTTCGGCCGGCGCGCACTCGCCGCGATGGGGGGCGGACTTAACGCCGCCGCTGCACCCCGTATACTGGTCCAGTATGTGCCGCACGGGTTCGGCATGCGGGCGATGAATCTGCCGTTTTGCCTGTGGCTGTACCGGCGCCGGCGCGCGGCCGATATCAGCGTGATGTTCCACGAAGTCGCCTATCCGCTGAATCGCAACCAGCCGCTGCGCCACAGCGTGATCGCGCTCACGAATCGCGCGATGGCTGCGGCCCTCACCCGCGCCGCGCGCCGCTGCTTCGTCGCCGGCGCCGGATGGGAGCGGTTGCTGCGCCCGCTTGCGCCGGCCGGATGCGCGATTTCATGGCTGCCGGTGCCGAGCAACATCCCGGTCGCCGAAAATCCCGAAGGCGTGCGCGCCGTGCGCCGCTTGCTGGCGGTCGAGGGCGGGCTGGTGCTCGGCCACTTCGGCACCGGGCGCGAGGCCTGGATCGCCGACACCCTGGCAGCCGTCGCCGCGACGCTGCTGCGCGAGCGCCCGGCTGCGAGCCTGCTGCTGATGGGTCGTGACAGCCGCGAGCTGCGCAAGCGCCTGCTGGTGCGCGCGCCCGATCTGGGCGCGCGCGTGCATGCCACGGGTCCGCTTGCGCCGGACGCCCTGTCGCTCCATCTCAGCGCCTGCGACCTGATGCTCCAGCCCTACGGCGAGGGCGTGAGCACGCGACGGGGTAGCATCATGGCTGCTCTCGCCCATCGGCGCGCAGTGGTTACCACTGACGGGGTGTTGACCGAGCCACTGTGGGCACAAAGTCGCGCGGTCGCGCTGGCCTCGATCGACGCTGCAGCGCTCAAGTCGACGGTCCTTCGTCTGTTGGATGATGCGGGCGAGCGCGAACGGCTCGGCGAGGCGGCGGGCGCGCTCTACGCGGAGCGCTTCGACCTTGCGCATACGCTCGCCGCGCTCGCCGAGGTGAACCAGGCTTGAGAATCCTGCTCGCGCTCCCTCATTATCCGAACCCAGACGAAGGGGCGGCAGGTGTTACCCTGCGGCTAGCCGAAGCTTACCGCCGGCTCGGTCACCAGGCCGAAGTCAGCGTTCTCAACGACTTCGCGATCGGTCGCAGCAACACGTGGGCGACGCTGGCGTTTCCGCTGCGTCTGTCGCGCCGATATCGCGCGAAGATCGCGCGTGGCGAGTACGACGTAGTGGACACGGCCGGCTTCGCGGGCTGTGCGCTCGGAGTACACTGGCCCGCTGATGGGCGAGCGCTGCTGGTGATGCGCAGCCATGGCCTCGAGCACTGCTATTACCGCGCCCACCGCGAGGAGGCGCGCGCGGCAGGCCGGCCCCTGGGCTGGAAATACCGCGCCTTCATGCGCGCGGCAATCCTGCCGATGACGGCGTTGGCGATGCGCCGCGCGGGACTGGCCTTGCTGCTCAACCGCGAAGAGATGGAATTTGCCGCACGCCGGCTGGGAGTCGCGCGTGAGCGGATGTGCCTGGTCCCCAATGGGATCGACGCCGCGATGTTGGGCTTGCCTTTTGCGCCCACTCCGATGGGGCCGCAGGAGACGCTGCGCATTGCCTGGATTGGCGCGTGGCAGCCGCGCAAGGGGCCGCGCTATGCGGTGCTGGCGCTGAGCAAGCTGATGGCGCGATTCGCCTCTCTGGAGGCGACGCTTTTGGGCACCGGCTGCGATGCGGAAGCCGTGCTCGGCGAATTTCCCGCCGCGCTGAGGTCGCGCCTGAAGGTCGTCCCGCGTTACGAGAACCGGGATTTGCCCGCGCTGCTCGCCGGCCATCAGATCGAGCTGATGACTTCGGTCATCGAAGCCTTCGGCGTCGCGCAGGTCGAGGCGATGGCCTGTGGGCTGGCGCCTGTTGCGCCCGCAATCGGGGGCCCATTGGAAGTTGTCGCCGATGGAAGGGACGGGCTGCTGGTTGCGCCGCGCGACGCGCGTGCGGCGGCCGATGCGGTGGCGCGCCTGATCGAAGACCGCGCGCTGCTCGACGCGCTGCGCCGGCACGCCCAGGCCAAAGCGCAGCGCTTCGGCTGGGAGGCGGTCGCGCGGCTCAATCTGGATCTGTACGAGGAATTTCTCGCGCATCGTGGAACGCGAAGACCTCGCGTCGACGCCGCGGCAGTTGACAACCCCATCCGTTCCGCATCGAACCTGGCCCGATGACCCCCCGCCGGCGGCGCCTGCTCACTATCGCGCACTCCTACTGCGTCGCGCTCAACCGCCGCCTCGCGCATGAGATGGCGCGCGCGGGCGGCGATCGATGGGAGGTCACTGCCCTGGCGCCGCGCTTTTTTCATGGCGACCTGCGTCCGATACGGGTCGAGCCGCAGTCCGGGGAGCTTTGCCGGCTCGTCGCGGTGCCTGCCCACCTGAGCCGCCTGCCGCAGCTCTTCTTTTACGGGCGCGGATTGCGCGCGCTTCTGCGCGAGCGCTGGGACTTCGTACATTGTTGGGAGGAGCCGTTCGCCATCGGGGGCGGCCAAGTCGCCTGGTCGTGCACGCCGGCCACACCGCTCGTCTTTTACACCTTTCAGAATATTGCCAAGCGCTATCCGTTCCCGTTTTCGGCGATCGAACGGATGTGCATCGAACGCTGCATAGGTTGGATCGCGAGCGGCGAGGCGGTCGCGCAGGCGCAGTCGGGGCGCGGCTGGAACCGCAAGCCCTATCGCGTGATGCCACTCGGGGTGGATGTCGAATTGTTTCGCCCCGACCCCGCCGCCGGCCGCGCCACGCGCGAGCGGCTGGGGTGGGGCGGCGAAGGTCCGCCGGTGGTGGGCTTTCTCGGCCGCTTCGTTGAAGCCAAGGGGGTCGATCTGCTGATGCGCACGCTGGAGGACTTGGGCACGCCGTGGCGCGCACTGTTCGTCGGCGGCGGGCCGATGGAACCGGCGCTGCGCGCCTGGGCCCAACGCCACGGCGATCGCGTACGCGTCGTGGGCGGTGTCGCACACGACGCGGTGCCGGCATATCTTAATGCCATGGAGCTGCTTTGCGCTCCCAGCCGGACCACACCGACCTGGCGCGAACAGTTCGGACGCATGCTGATCGAGGCCTTCGCCTGCGGCGTGCCGGTAATCGGCAGCGACAGCGGTGAGATTCCCTACGTCGTCGCCGACGCCGGCCTGGTCGTGGGCGAGCGCGACGAGGCCGGATGGCGGCGGGCGCTGGAAGAGCTGCTCCAGAGCCCGGCGCGGCGCGCCGAGCTTGGCGCGCGCGGCCGCGAGCGCGCGCATGCAGTATACGCGTGGCCGATCATCGCCAGCCGCCATCTCGAGTTCTTCGCCGAGCTCCTCGCTGCGTAGAGCCTTGGAACGCCTGCGCGTCGCCGTGATTTGCGATTTCGCCGAAGAGGGATGGCCCAGCATGGACCTCGTTGGCGAGATGCTGTGCGCCGAGCTCGAGCGGCGCCACGCGGGCGCCCTCGCCGTCACCCGTGTTCGGCCGGAGTTTATCCGCCGCTTGAGCCGCCGCGCCAACGGCGCACCTGCCCCCCGCGCGCGCTTCAACGTCGACCGCGCGCTCAATCGCTTTTTCGACTATCCGCGCCTGCTGCGCCGTGTGCGCGAGTGCTACGACGTTTTTCACGTCGTCGACCACAGCTACGCCCATCTCGTGCATGAACTTGCGGCTGCCCGCACGGTCGTCACTTGCCATGACCTCGACGCGTTCCGCTGCCTGCTCGCCGATGGGGAACGCCGTACGTTCCCATTGCGTGCGATGGCGCGCCGGATCCTGGGCGGGATGCGCCGGGCGGCCTGCGTCAGCTGTGACAGCGTCGCTACCCGCGATGCGCTCGCCGCCAACGCGTTGGTCTCGCGCGAGCGGCTGGTCGTCATCCCCAACGGCGTCCATCCCGCCTGTTCCCCTGTTCCCGACGAAGCGGCCGATGCCGCGCTCGCACGTATGCTTGGGCGCGCCGAAGGCCCCGAGCTCCTCCACGTCGGCAGCACGATCTCGCGCAAGCGAATCGATCTCCTGTTACGCGCCTTTGCCGCGGCGCGGCGCGAGTATCCGGCGTTGCGGCTGATAAAAGCGGGTGGCGCGCTGACCGTGGATCAGCGGCGACTGGCGCGCGAGCTCGGCGTCACCGACGCGATCGTGACGATGCCGTTTCTCGCGCCCGCGGAGCTCGCCGCGCTCTACCGGCGCGTCGCGCTGGTGATGCTGCCCTCGGAGGCCGAGGGGTTCGGCTTGCCGTTGGCCGAGGCGCTCGCCTGCGGGACGCCGGTGCTGGCGAGCGATATCGCGCCGCTGCGCGAGGTCGGAGGCGATGTCGTCGACTATTGTCCGGTGGGTGACGTCGCGGCGTGGACCGCCGCACTGCTCGCGAAGCTGCGCGAGCGCGTCGAGCAGCCCGCGCGATGGGCCGAGCGGCGCGAAGCCGGGATCCGCCGGGCGGCGTGCTTTTCATGGGCCGAGTACGCCGATCGATGCGCCGCGCTATACAGCGAGCTTGTCGGCCGTGAGGCGCCGCGAGCGTGATGGGTTCGCGGCTCAAGGTCCTGCACGTCGGCAAGTACTACCCGCCCCATCCGGGCGGCATCGAGTCCCACCTGCGGATCCTGTGCGAGGAGCTGTGCAAGACGATCGACGTCGAAGTCCTGGTGGCGGGCCCGCGATGGCGCTCGGATTGGTCGGCGCCCGACGGTGTGCCAGTCACCCGGCTGGCGACGCCGCTGACCCTGCACGGCACCCCGATCGTGCCCGGGATGGTGCGCGCGATACGCCGGGCGCGGCCCGACATCGTCCACCTGCATTTTCCCAACCCGATGGCGGCGCTTGCCGCCCTGCTGAGTCGGCCTGAGGCGCCGCTGGTGGTGAGCTGGCACAGCGACGTGGTGCGCCAGCGCCGCGCCGCGGCGGCATTTGCTCCACTGCTTGCGCTGCTGCTGCGCAGATGCGCCGCGATCGTGGTGAGCTCCCCAGCATATATCGACGGTTCAGCCCTGCTTAGCGCCCGTCGCGAGCTTTGCCGGGCGATTCCCTACGGCATCCGCGCCGACGCCTTCGCGCATCCCGATCGCGCGCGCGTCGGCGAGTTGCGCCGGCGCTTCGGCGAGCGCGTCGTACTCGGGGTCGGCCGCCTCATCTACTACAAGGGCTTCGAGTACCTGGTGCGCGCGATGGCCGAGGTGCCCGGGACGCTGCTGCTGGCGGGCGACGGTCCGCTGCGCGCGGCGCTTCAGGCTCAGGCGCGCCGGCTAGGGATCGGCGAGCGAGTCGTGCTGATGGGCGCGGTCAGCGACGCCGACCTATGCGCCTGTTATCACGCCTGCGACGTGTTCGCGCTGCCTTCGGTCGCGCGCAGCGAGGCTTTCGGGATCGTGCAGCTTGAGGCGATGGCTTGCGGACGTCCGGTGGTCAACACGCTGCTGGATTCGGCCGTGCCCCACGTCTCACTCGACGGCCTCACTGGACTGACCGTACCTCCGGCCGATACAGGCGCACTGGCAGCGGCGCTGCGCACGCTGCTCGGCGATCCCGCGCGGCGGGCAGCTATGGGCGAGGCAGCGCGCCGGCGCGTGCGCGAGGAGTTCAGCGCCGAGGTGATGGCGTGCCGCACGCTCGAGCTGTACCGCGAGGTTGCCGCCGGGGCTAAGCGCGGCCGAGCGCTTCGCGCAGGAAGTTCTCGAGCGTTTGGTTGAACTCTTCGGGCCGCTCGAAGTACACCGAGTGCCCGGCGCCGGGAATCCGGATGAAGCGCGCGTGGGGCAGGCGGCGGCGCATCAGCTCCATCAACGCGGGCGGCGTCAGCACGTCTTCCTCGCCCACGACAAGCATCGTCGGAATCCGCCGCTCGACGAGCACGTCGGGATTGTGGCGCATTTCGAAGAGCTTGCCCATCAGATCGGATGGTACCTCTAGGTTGAGCGCCGAGATCTCGCGGTAGAGAAACGCGCGTGCGGGGTCGCGCCGCTCGAGATCGGCGCCGATCGCGCGCGTCAGGACATCGCCGAGTCCGCCCGGCGCGCTCTCGCGCAGCCGGCGAAATTCCGCGATCACGGCCGGATCGTCCATTCCCGCGGCGGTGTCGCACAGCACCAGCGCGCGCGTACGCTCCGGATAGGCCGCGGCGAAGCCGAGCACGGTCCACCCGCCCATCGACTGTCCCGCCAGCGCCGCGCGCTCGATGCCGAGATGGTCGAGCAGGGCGCGCAGGTCGTCAACGAAGGCCTGCGCGCCCGGGCCGCCGGGCCGCTCGCGTGAAAGGCCGAAGCCGCGATGGTCGAACGTAACGCATCGATAGGAGTGCGCGAGCACGGGGATCTGCTGCCACCAGCTCAGGTGGCTGCCGCCCGCGCCGTGGGCGAACACCAGCGCCGGCCCCTCGCCGTGTACTTCGTAGTAGAGCTCGATGCCGTTGATTTCCGCGAGCGCCATCGCGCGCCCTCCGCTTTGGCCCCCGCGCCGCACCCGCACCCGTGCGCGTGTGCGGGGTCCCTCCCCGGCAACGGGAGCCATCGAGTCCATAGCGCGGCGAGCGCGGCGCTGGCAAGCGCCCGCGCCTGCAAAGTGACCGCGCTCCCGTGTAAGCTGCATTGATACGAAAGGCGGCTCTGCGCATGGCGCTTCGGATCGAGGACTACGCGCTAATCGGCAATATGCATACGGCCGCGCTGGTCGGCATCGACGGTTCGCTCGACTGGCTGTGCGTGCCGCGCTTCGATTCGCCCGCATGCTTCGCCGCGCTGTTGGGCGAACCGCACAACGGACGCTGGCTGATCGCGCCGCGCGACCAGCCGCACAGTGTGCGCCGGCGCTACCGCGGCCATACGCTGGTGCTCGAAACGGAGTTCCGATGTGCGGGTGGCGCCGTCGCGGTGATCGACTTCATGCCGGTGGCCGAACGCACTGGCAAGGTGGACGTCGTGCGCATGCTGGAGGGGCGCCAGGGGCGAGTCGCGATGCGCACCGAGCTGGTGTTGCGCTTCGATTACGGCCGCGTGATCCCCTGGGTGACGCGCCGGCCCTATGGCCTGCGCGCGATCGCCGGCCCCGACGCAATCCAGCTGCGCTCGCCGATCGCGCTGCGCGGCGAGGACTTCAGAACCGTCGGCGAGTTCGAGGTCGCCGCCGGCGAGCGCGTCGCCTTCGTGATGACGCGCTACGCCTCGCATCTGGGCGAGCCGCACGGGCGCGATCCGGTCGCGATGCTGCGCGAGACCGAGGAGTGGTGGCAGCAATGGTCGGCGCGCTGCACGCTCGGCGGACCATGGCGCGAGGCCGTCATCCGCTCGCTCATCACGCTCAAGGCGCTGACCTACCGCCCCACCGGCGCGATCGTCGCCGCGCCCACGA from Candidatus Binataceae bacterium includes the following:
- a CDS encoding glycosyltransferase family 1 protein yields the protein MERLRVAVICDFAEEGWPSMDLVGEMLCAELERRHAGALAVTRVRPEFIRRLSRRANGAPAPRARFNVDRALNRFFDYPRLLRRVRECYDVFHVVDHSYAHLVHELAAARTVVTCHDLDAFRCLLADGERRTFPLRAMARRILGGMRRAACVSCDSVATRDALAANALVSRERLVVIPNGVHPACSPVPDEAADAALARMLGRAEGPELLHVGSTISRKRIDLLLRAFAAARREYPALRLIKAGGALTVDQRRLARELGVTDAIVTMPFLAPAELAALYRRVALVMLPSEAEGFGLPLAEALACGTPVLASDIAPLREVGGDVVDYCPVGDVAAWTAALLAKLRERVEQPARWAERREAGIRRAACFSWAEYADRCAALYSELVGREAPRA
- a CDS encoding methyltransferase domain-containing protein, which translates into the protein MGTSTQSEEVANRRPEPGTALNLGCGRKRREGALNLDRVPELNPDVTHDLDKIPWPLADNQFGEVYAEDVLAHCTDVIATMEEIHRVCQDHAIVRITTPHFSSANSFVDPTHLQHFSYFSFDYFTDNHEFGFYSKKRFRRHRAQIVFLPTLANKLVWRLANRYPAAYERRWAWLFPA
- a CDS encoding glycosyltransferase family 4 protein, whose translation is MSADWHIIAPEYPPARGGVADYTRLVALGLAARGTRVHVWAPALPAADAPEPGVEVHRLPGRFGRRALAAMGGGLNAAAAPRILVQYVPHGFGMRAMNLPFCLWLYRRRRAADISVMFHEVAYPLNRNQPLRHSVIALTNRAMAAALTRAARRCFVAGAGWERLLRPLAPAGCAISWLPVPSNIPVAENPEGVRAVRRLLAVEGGLVLGHFGTGREAWIADTLAAVAATLLRERPAASLLLMGRDSRELRKRLLVRAPDLGARVHATGPLAPDALSLHLSACDLMLQPYGEGVSTRRGSIMAALAHRRAVVTTDGVLTEPLWAQSRAVALASIDAAALKSTVLRLLDDAGERERLGEAAGALYAERFDLAHTLAALAEVNQA
- a CDS encoding ABC transporter ATP-binding protein, with product MQPIIRVEKLSKRYRLGGGQPYHTLRESIMRAAAAPARLARARLKPSHNGTASPDTEGHIWALRDVSFEVMPGEVLGLIGRNGAGKSTLLRVLSRITAPTAGRAEIYGRVGSLLEVGTGFHAELTGRENIYLSGAILGMRRAEIQRKFDEIVAFAEVEKFIDTPVKHYSSGMHVRLGFAVAAHLEPEILLVDEVLAVGDAAFQKKCLGKMGEVARAGRTVIFVSHNMASIEALCNSCLLINHGGLEARGEPAQIVMRYMASELRGHGGVRSLAEHPGRRPGSERLMRSVSLDAGDGVSTGILRMGSTLAVRVEFAAPRPIRPTLRLVARTAEGFPLFGVNSRITYEGANSMPQRSGAITCTLERLPLMPGTYLLDLFFGDFGDPSRDLDVIREAISFEVVPADLLGTGHLPHAVDGPIFWTARWTVTGS
- a CDS encoding glycosyltransferase family 4 protein; the protein is MRILLALPHYPNPDEGAAGVTLRLAEAYRRLGHQAEVSVLNDFAIGRSNTWATLAFPLRLSRRYRAKIARGEYDVVDTAGFAGCALGVHWPADGRALLVMRSHGLEHCYYRAHREEARAAGRPLGWKYRAFMRAAILPMTALAMRRAGLALLLNREEMEFAARRLGVARERMCLVPNGIDAAMLGLPFAPTPMGPQETLRIAWIGAWQPRKGPRYAVLALSKLMARFASLEATLLGTGCDAEAVLGEFPAALRSRLKVVPRYENRDLPALLAGHQIELMTSVIEAFGVAQVEAMACGLAPVAPAIGGPLEVVADGRDGLLVAPRDARAAADAVARLIEDRALLDALRRHAQAKAQRFGWEAVARLNLDLYEEFLAHRGTRRPRVDAAAVDNPIRSASNLAR
- a CDS encoding glycosyltransferase family 4 protein, with translation MTPRRRRLLTIAHSYCVALNRRLAHEMARAGGDRWEVTALAPRFFHGDLRPIRVEPQSGELCRLVAVPAHLSRLPQLFFYGRGLRALLRERWDFVHCWEEPFAIGGGQVAWSCTPATPLVFYTFQNIAKRYPFPFSAIERMCIERCIGWIASGEAVAQAQSGRGWNRKPYRVMPLGVDVELFRPDPAAGRATRERLGWGGEGPPVVGFLGRFVEAKGVDLLMRTLEDLGTPWRALFVGGGPMEPALRAWAQRHGDRVRVVGGVAHDAVPAYLNAMELLCAPSRTTPTWREQFGRMLIEAFACGVPVIGSDSGEIPYVVADAGLVVGERDEAGWRRALEELLQSPARRAELGARGRERAHAVYAWPIIASRHLEFFAELLAA
- a CDS encoding glycosyltransferase encodes the protein MGSRLKVLHVGKYYPPHPGGIESHLRILCEELCKTIDVEVLVAGPRWRSDWSAPDGVPVTRLATPLTLHGTPIVPGMVRAIRRARPDIVHLHFPNPMAALAALLSRPEAPLVVSWHSDVVRQRRAAAAFAPLLALLLRRCAAIVVSSPAYIDGSALLSARRELCRAIPYGIRADAFAHPDRARVGELRRRFGERVVLGVGRLIYYKGFEYLVRAMAEVPGTLLLAGDGPLRAALQAQARRLGIGERVVLMGAVSDADLCACYHACDVFALPSVARSEAFGIVQLEAMACGRPVVNTLLDSAVPHVSLDGLTGLTVPPADTGALAAALRTLLGDPARRAAMGEAARRRVREEFSAEVMACRTLELYREVAAGAKRGRALRAGSSRAFG
- a CDS encoding glycosyltransferase family 4 protein is translated as MLTHRPKRSAIQPRVIHLVPTLFGRDGAYGGGERYAFELARHMAEVVPTTLLSFGERDIDERAGALRIRALGDPWYVRSQRFNPLAWAMLRELRSADVIHCHQQHILASSVAAAFARLSGRRVFVSDLGGGGWDISAWLSTDRWYNGHLHLSEYSRTIAGHRDAPWAQVIYGGVDTAKFSPAPEVRRDKTVLFVGRVLPHKGINYLIEALPRGLRLEIVGPTPDARYLEDLRRLAAGRCVRFITDCDDAGLVERYRRAMCVVLPSVYRTLYGDESSVPELLGQTLLEGMACGAPALCTAVASLPEVVKDGVNGFIVSPNDPGALGERLCWLRDHRLEAAAMGAAGRRRVLEHFTWPAVVERCLAIYAKECSGL